Genomic segment of Nothobranchius furzeri strain GRZ-AD chromosome 12, NfurGRZ-RIMD1, whole genome shotgun sequence:
GCCTTACAAGGTTCCCACTGGCCCCTCAGAGACTCTAAACTCCATCAGCCTAAAGGGAAGTCGCAGGAATTCCTTCGCTCTGTCCTGGCTTTGTGGTAAACAGATAAGAAGTCTTTGTATCGAGGAGCGCAGCCTAACCAAGCCTCCCCAAAGTGTTCTGACCCTGTGAAGAGAAACTCTCCGCCTCCAGGCCTGACGCGGCACCGCAGCTGGGTGTGGATGTGTCCGTGCCAGGGCGGAGATGACCCAGATGGACCCACGTGTCTCTCAAATGCTCTGGAGCGCTGCCAGTAAACCCTCACCGCCAAAACCTCCACCTGAGAGGTCTGACGCACAGAGTCGTGGGAGACGTTCTGAATAAGGCCTCGAACCACTGAAAGAGCCAAACAGAACCACGTCTCATCGTCAGGATGTTCAATCCAGGAAGTGTTGTGAAATTTGCTCAAGAAAACTTtatcaaaacaaatgtcagtaaCTGCAAGCAGAGAATGATGGGAAAAGATCCCACCACATCTGAACTTACTTAAGGTGGACTGCCCTTCGAACCTCACTTATCATAGAGATTCTGTTAGCTCTACGTTACACTGGTACCCACCAAAGTCGCTGTTGCAGATGGCCATGAGCAGTTCTGTGTCATCGCAGGGTCGGCACGGATCTGGGTGGACAGAAAGGAGAAAATCCCACTTTAAACAAGTTCACCTGTTTTAACTTTCAGTCATTAGTGAACTTCTAAAGTTCAGATATGAAGATCAAAAGCCTGATGACAAGAGGAGGTTTTCAGCTCCCCTCAGCTCACATCACAGGCTGGAGGAACCATGGCGTCGCTGGAGGAATGCCACAGCATCACCTCCACATCTTGACCCCTTGTTTGACTCCTTTTTGTCTCCACCTAATTGAATGACGCCCAGGAGACTGCAGAAGTCAAACTGCCAATGTGCAGAGCAGATAAGCAGACAGCGATCTATTATGGACACGTTATGACATCACCACATGGAAACGGCCCGCACACGGGGACAAATGCTAATAAAGAGACGGGCACAATCATGAGACATTTGTGGAATGTAAGAAGTATTTGCCGGCTGAAAGCAGGCCTCCTGGCCCGGTGCCCTCCAGCCTCTGAGTCCTCTCTGCTTTGTCCACTGATGGAAACCAGACAGGCAAACAAAACACCAGACTGCCCAGCAGCTGCACGCTCCAGTCAGCTACACACCACTCTGTAATTAGATCAATGCCGTGGGCTTTCTGTTGCTCACACATCTGGGAATAAATGCTCTGCAGCTATTTTTGTCACTATTCAcaatgcaataatcagatttagtAGGTAAGAAGTTGTCCTCTCGAAGGAAAACCAGAACACTGCAGCACAGTCCCTGATCCTGGGCAAGCACATGGTGACAGTGGGAAGCAAAATCCCTGTTTAACCAGGAGAAAATTTGTTGtcacttgatttaaaaaaaaacatgtcacaTTTGTCTAATAGTTTTATTTGAACTTTTCGAAAAGGAATCTATTTCAATGAGATCCAATTAATCTAAATAACTAGGTGAAATTAacaaggaacacacacacacacacacacacacacacacacatcagagttCAAACATGGACAGTGGACATGTGAAAAACTTGAGTTTTGACAAGAATTGTATTTTTTTGTATAGATTAATCAAATCTTGATCaacctattattattattattattatgattattgttgttgttaattaattgattaatttatttatttatttatttatttatgcattaaTTGTTTACCAAATTAAGGTTAGAACATTTTACTGTAATTAAAAGCCTCTTTAACACACTTGACAAGACATGCAAAAGGAAACTGTTGAATTAAATGTTTTGGTGTGTTCTGGAGGACCCATACTCACTCTGCAGACCTCCCTGCAGGTTTGTGGCCTCAGCCCTCCTGATGTCCCGCAGCTCATATCTGAAGCCCAGTCTACGCCTTGTCCCGGTTCCTGGACTCTCCGGGCTGGCTTGGATGTAGATAGCGGGTCTGTGCGGTCCTTCTGCCCGAAAACAGAACACCTCCCGCCCAGACCGCCCGTCCTCCGTCACCAGCAGCTCCAGCCGCCCGGCCCGCTCCACAAACACGGCTCCACCTGCAGATGGAGAGGGTTTGATGCAGACGGACCCGCGGCGGCTGGAGGACAGATTGGGTTCTAGGACCACCCTGAGAGCCTGACCCGGGTGGACCCACCTCACAGAGCCCTCGGTGCAACGGAGCCGAACCTGGAGAACGATCTTGGGGTCCGGGCCAGCTGCAAAACCGCTGGGTCCAAAAATCCAGTGGTGCACACCGATtattaaaacatgacaacagTTGTATAAGTCTGAGAAGCTTTGTTGAAACAAGAAAATGTTGGCATTAAAACTTTAGTCATGCAAAAATGAGTTTAATTCGTTTCTCAAAGAAAAAATCTACAACGTTTCGATACATAAACCACAAACTCTATAAACGTCCCACCAAGATTAAAACAAATCTAAAAAAGGCCGTTTTAAGCTCTCACCCTCCGGTCCAGTTACACAGATCCGCCCCACAGCGCAGCACCAGCAGACCGGTGATGATTATCACATTTACCGGAAACATCTCGCGGTGAAATGACAGATCCGTAAAGAGGCTGAAGGCAGAAAATTCCTGAGACAGACCAGACTGCTCTGACCCTCTTTCTGTTgtgtctgataaaaaaaaaatacaacgaGCCTCTCCTCCACGCGCACTCGAaagcccccctccccctccccctcctgaTCCAGTTGTTGGGGCTGGCCTCGACTCGCTGCTCTACGAAGAGACACCTGTCTGAAAATCCTTCTGCCATAGGTCCATTATTATGGTTCTGATGCACACGTCACCGTCCGTTTCAACAAGAATTTAAACCTGCAAATTACACAACAAAAGTTAAAACCAGTGTTCAGACAAGCATAgacaacacacgcacgcacacacactcaaagagagagagagagagagagagagagagagagagagagagagagagagagagagagagaatgttcccTTCAGAGCTGCAGCATCACCAGAAATACATTTAAACGGATCACAGAAGATATACTCGATGTATGTCAGTTCAGCTGACAGAGGATGATGACGTCATTTCATTTGAATCTTTTACTAACTGATGCATCTCATCCCCACAGCCTGATAGCAGCTTTAACGTTCTCTGATGTTGGCCACTGTCTCTGCTTCCTGGTCCATACGTTTAGTCATAACTGAGATCAGTGAGCAGGTAACCAGACTTTGGCCCAAAGCTGTGTCTGTTTCATATGTTCATTATAAAACTGTCTGGGGAAACTTCACAACCCCTTGTGGGTTTCTGCGTTTGGACGTCATCTGGTGGCAAAACGCTGCAGCACACCCCTTCCTCACCAACACCTCTGGAAGGCTCCATGGCCAACCCTCACTCCTCCCCCTCCTCGGGCCTCACAGGGGGCAGTAACTCGGCGACATCTCATTTTCTGTGCTCGCTACACTCACCAGCTTTCGTCATGATTAATCCGCTCAGGAGCAGTTCCGCTTCCGTGCAAACTGCAGGATGGAGATCATCTGGAAGTCAAGATGGTGGGACAGAGGTGACTTCCGTGGAACTGAGTTGGGCTATAGTCTGAGGCGGATAAGGTTGCTGGATAAATTCCCTTCCTAACTCGATTTACTGATCGGATCAAAATCTGGAACATGTATCTCCTCAATTTTCCAgattatattttttaaatgacccAATGAGAAATTTGCAATGCAATGTTATATTTAACCCCAAATGATTGTGTTTTAAAGAGTCACCAAAGCGTGAAAGCGCGTAAAGAAGAACTTTCCAGGATGGTGAGGGACATGTGTCCCAGAGAGACAGGTCAGATGATGCGAGCCGCGGCCTCTGCTCGCTGTAGGCCCGATGGACAAACGCGATGCGTTTGTGGAACCGACGGAAATCCCCACTCTGCAGAAAACGTCCCAACCCCGCTGCGGGCTCCAGGTCCTGATCAGGTGTCACCTAAACGCTTCACAATACTAAATATAATTTCATCCGCACTCATGTCGTCATACAGCCTGAAGGAAAGACTCGTCAGTGCAACCCGAACTTTGGCTCTGTCCGGGGCGCATGCATGAGTTTCATAATCACCATCAGAACTGTATTTAGGATATTTGCGCAAaactataaaaaataaactcaaaaggaaaactttcaataaacgtttgaccttTCTTGGACTAAACAGTGGGGTGACTTAACTTTACGCCTTTCAGAGCAGAAGAAGTCAACACATGGCACGTGACCTCATATATATATTATTGAACTAATAAAAACAACTTCTAAGGAACCATCAGCAACTTCACATTTACAACCCTAAAGCCTCCCACCATCCGTTAAGTAAAACGTTTCAATCTTAAACGAACTCTTTATTAaaggtttatttgtttattcaaaCTTTACTTtcaattaaaaacattttattaaaaagttttattgcactaaaaactaataaaataattatttcaatctCACCTCCATAATTAACCAGATCAGATGTTTTTCTCATCTGAAGGCGAACGCCAGAAAAAGGAGCCAGGCTgttgctttttttttatttcccagTATTAAATATCCGTATTTACACGTTTAACTCAGAAACTTagaaaaaatagattttttttacagtagGCCTGTTAGTTAGTCGAGTTCTGACGTTTCTCGGTCTGAACTCATCTTTTCTCCTTGAAGAAGCCTTTTTCCGTGCTGCTCTCCCTGATGGTGACCGTCAGGAAATTCATGGTGACGTCTGTGACCGTCACACTGTCCAAACTGGAGAAACAGGGAGTCCAGGGGGTAGCTGATGACGGTGAGGGCTCCGCTCCCCGCTCCTCGTGCTTCAGGTTGTCGCACTGGGAGAAACGTATCCTGCTCAGATCATAAATCCTCTCCCGGTCGCTTTTACGCACGCCTGCGTTGGCGCAGGCCAGCCCTGCGCTTGTCGCGCGCCTCTCGCTGCTGGATTTGGGTGTGATGGTGGTCTCCTCCTGAAACCTTCTGGTCAGCTGAATGAGGCTCTGCTCTGAGGTTTCTCCGTGGTAGGACATGCGTCGGGACATTTTAGACTCCTCCGGGAACCTGCTCCGTTTGGGGCACGGTTCTGGTGAGCTGTCCTGCTCATCATAGTAGAGATTCGGTTTGCGCCCTCGCTTTTTGGGTAACCGCATGGACTCTGGGTCTAGAGCCTCTGGTATAGGGGGTCTAGGCCTTCTTTCTGGCTCCGGGGCTCGGATGGGGACACTTTCACCCCGATTGACTGCGCTCGGTGGGAAGATTGTGGGAACCACGGCCCGTAAACCTTCCCGGGCCCTCGGTGTCACAACGTGCTCCGGGATAGGATAGGAAACCTGGATGCTTCTGGGGGTCTCTCTCCTGAACTCATACGTCTTTTCTTTGACTTTTGCTTTGGCCTAAAACAAGGAGAAAATCATAAGGCAC
This window contains:
- the cbx8a gene encoding chromobox protein homolog 8a, with translation MELSAVGESVFAAESIIKRRIRRGRWEYLVKWKGWSQKYSTWEPEENILDERLFAAFEERERERELFGPKKRGPKSESFLLKAKAKVKEKTYEFRRETPRSIQVSYPIPEHVVTPRAREGLRAVVPTIFPPSAVNRGESVPIRAPEPERRPRPPIPEALDPESMRLPKKRGRKPNLYYDEQDSSPEPCPKRSRFPEESKMSRRMSYHGETSEQSLIQLTRRFQEETTITPKSSSERRATSAGLACANAGVRKSDRERIYDLSRIRFSQCDNLKHEERGAEPSPSSATPWTPCFSSLDSVTVTDVTMNFLTVTIRESSTEKGFFKEKR
- the LOC107376160 gene encoding meteorin-like protein; its protein translation is MFPVNVIIITGLLVLRCGADLCNWTGGGFAAGPDPKIVLQVRLRCTEGSVRWVHPGQALRVVLEPNLSSSRRGSVCIKPSPSAGGAVFVERAGRLELLVTEDGRSGREVFCFRAEGPHRPAIYIQASPESPGTGTRRRLGFRYELRDIRRAEATNLQGGLQNPCRPCDDTELLMAICNSDFVVRGLIQNVSHDSVRQTSQVEVLAVRVYWQRSRAFERHVGPSGSSPPWHGHIHTQLRCRVRPGGGEFLFTGSEHFGEAWLGCAPRYKDFLSVYHKARTERRNSCDFPLG